From one Pseudomonas sp. S35 genomic stretch:
- the aroA gene encoding 3-phosphoshikimate 1-carboxyvinyltransferase, with product MSSQKTVTVTPPNFPLNGKVAPPGSKSITNRALLLAALAKGTSRLSGALKSDDTRHMSVALRQMGVTIDEPDDTTFVVTGSGKLQLPAQPLFLGNAGTAMRFLTAAVATVEGTVVLDGDEYMQKRPIGPLLATLGQNGIQVDSPTGCPPVTVHGVGKVQAKRFEIDGGLSSQYVSALLMLAACGEAPIEVALTGKDIGARGYVDLTLDCMRAFGAQVDAVNDTTWRVAATGYSAHDYLIEPDASAATYLWAAEVLTGGRIDIGVAAQAFTQPDAKAQAVIAQFPNMQATVVGSQMQDAIPTLAVLAAFNNTPVRFTELANLRVKECDRVQALHDGLNEIRPGLATIEGDDLLVAADPGLAGSSCNALIDTHADHRIAMCFALAGLKVSGIRIQDPDCVAKTYPEYWKALGSLGVALSY from the coding sequence TTGAGTTCGCAGAAAACCGTGACCGTTACACCGCCCAACTTCCCCCTGAACGGCAAGGTCGCACCGCCCGGCTCCAAGTCCATTACCAACCGCGCGCTGCTGCTGGCCGCGCTGGCCAAGGGCACCAGCCGCCTCAGCGGTGCGCTGAAAAGCGACGACACCCGCCACATGTCGGTGGCCCTACGCCAGATGGGCGTGACCATCGATGAGCCAGATGACACCACCTTTGTCGTCACAGGCAGCGGCAAGCTGCAATTGCCTGCGCAGCCGCTGTTCCTCGGCAATGCCGGCACGGCGATGCGTTTTCTCACCGCCGCCGTCGCCACCGTCGAAGGCACCGTGGTGCTCGATGGCGACGAGTATATGCAAAAGCGCCCGATCGGCCCGCTGCTCGCCACCCTCGGCCAGAACGGCATCCAGGTCGACAGCCCGACCGGTTGCCCACCGGTGACGGTGCACGGCGTGGGCAAGGTCCAGGCCAAGCGCTTTGAGATTGACGGCGGCTTGTCCAGCCAATACGTCTCGGCCCTGTTGATGCTGGCCGCGTGCGGTGAAGCCCCGATTGAAGTGGCGTTGACCGGCAAGGACATCGGTGCCCGTGGCTACGTGGACCTGACCCTCGATTGCATGCGTGCGTTCGGCGCACAGGTTGACGCCGTCAACGACACCACCTGGCGCGTGGCCGCCACCGGCTACAGCGCCCATGACTACCTGATCGAACCGGACGCATCTGCCGCCACCTACCTGTGGGCCGCCGAAGTGCTGACCGGTGGCCGTATCGACATCGGCGTCGCCGCGCAGGCCTTCACCCAGCCCGACGCCAAGGCCCAGGCCGTGATCGCGCAGTTCCCCAACATGCAGGCCACGGTGGTGGGCTCGCAGATGCAGGACGCGATCCCGACCCTTGCCGTGCTGGCTGCGTTCAATAACACCCCGGTGCGTTTCACCGAACTGGCCAACCTGCGGGTCAAGGAGTGTGATCGCGTCCAGGCGCTGCACGATGGCCTCAATGAAATCCGTCCAGGCCTGGCCACCATCGAAGGCGACGACCTGTTGGTGGCCGCTGACCCAGGGCTGGCGGGCAGCTCGTGCAATGCACTGATCGACACCCACGCCGACCACCGCATCGCCATGTGCTTTGCCTTGGCCGGGCTGAAAGTCTCGGGGATCCGCATTCAAGACCCAGACTGCGTGGCCAAGACCTATCCTGAGTACTGGAAGGCCCTGGGCAGTCTTGGGGTCGCGCTCAGCTACTGA